From Canis lupus familiaris isolate Mischka breed German Shepherd chromosome 23, alternate assembly UU_Cfam_GSD_1.0, whole genome shotgun sequence:
TGGCAGGGGACCCTCTTAGGAGCCGAGAAAATGGCGATCTTCAGGCAGCTGTCTCTGGGTGCAAAGGCTGCCCTGGCTGCCGGCACCGTCTTCGTGTCCATGATCGTGTCCCGCTCCTATCTGGCCGGGAGCCTTGAGCTCGGGGCCTGGCGGTGGCTGTTCCGCCTGCAGCTCGCCCTGTTTGCCAACTCACTCATGCTCATTGGCTCCCTCTACATCTGGCGTAGCGCGGTCAGCAACCTCAGCCACTCCCCAGCCTGCAGAGTCCGCCTGTTTTCAGCTTTGGAAGATGGCTGTCATGGCATTTCTGGCCCTGGCCCATTCCAGTTTCTTCACCATGCTCTTTTTAGTGGCCGAGGAGCCATATCTCTTTTCCTTGGCAGCCTACTCCTGCCTCGGGGCATACGTCATCATGGTCTTCTTCCTCTGTACCCTCAGCGGCATGGAGCAGGCCTACCAGCTGTTGGCCTGGCGCAGCGGTAGGGTCGTGGGCAGCCTCGACAAGACAAGGAGGCTGGCAGTCAGGCCGGCCCTGGCAGTGGCAGTGACCACTGTGCTCAGCGTGGCTGGGCTCCTGAACGCTGCCCGGCCCCCGGCTGTGAAAACCGTGCGGGTGCCCATCCATCAGCTGCCCGCCTCCATGGATGGCCTCAAGATCACGCTTCTCTCAGACATTCACTTGGGCCCCACGGTGGGCAGGACCAAGATGGAAATGTTCGTGAGGATGGTGAATAGGCTGGAACCAGACGTCACGGTGATCGTGGGTGACCTCTGTGATTCCGAAGCCTCTGTCCTCCGTACGGCCGTGGCTCCTTTGGGCCAGCTGCACTCCCGCCTCGGCACCTATTTCGTCACGGGGAATCACGAGTACTACACGTCAGATGTCAGCAACTGGTTTGCGCTGCTGGAATCCCTGAACGTCAGGCCACTGCACAATGAGAATGTGAAGATTTCAGCCACAGGGGCCCAACCCGGGGGTGGTGAGGGCGATGACTGGATCTGCTTGGCCGGGGTGGACGATATTGAGGCAGACATCCTGCACTACTACGGCCATGGCATGGACCTCGTCAAGGCCCTGGGAGGCTGCAGCCCACACCACACCACCATCTTGCTAGCGCACCAGCCCCTGGCTGCCAAGAGAGCCCTGCAGGCCCGGCCAGACATTAACCTGATTCTTTCTGGGCACACACATGCTGGGCAAATCTTCCCCTTGAACGTGGCAGCCTATCTCTTGAACCCCTTCTTTGCTGGCCTCTACCAAGTGGCCCAGACTACATTTGTGTATGTCAGCCCAGGCACAGCCTACTATGGAATACCCATGAGATTGGGTAGCAGGGCAGAGATCACCGAGCTCATCCTGCAGCGGGCTCCTTGAACCTGACCTTGCCTACCTTGGCTGCCTCTTCAGTGCCCTTGCCTTCGCTATCCATCCCTCTTTAGAGCGGGTTGCCTGCTTTACCCCCTCCAGCCtctcctgcccagccctgccaaTACCTGCTTGGCCTGGCTTGAACAGTGATATGTGCTGGGGCTGCCTGGCAAGTTCAGGCTGGTTTACTCTGTAGATGGCCAGTTACTTCCTCGTATGTATCTGTGGGGCCACTAAAGCCACCCATGTAAGAATGAGCATCTGTTTTCCAGATTATGTGCAGTAAGCCCTCCTCCTCCACAGAGCTCATGAGGCTGGACTGAAACATGGGCTTGCCTAAAAGGGATGCCACTAGAAATCAGAACACAGGGGAACACTGACATTTTTAAACCCTCTTTAGGACTTAGGCAGTCTCTAGGATCACTGATCCATAGCTTTCTAGGGAAGGGGCAGTGTTGCTAGGTGATCTAGAGCAGGCAAGAGGGAGGCCCCTCCAGCTGCTGGggaagaatgttttcttttccctcttggtTGTGTCAGAGTCACCTTTATTGAGGGCATTAGCCAAACCCATGGGGACACAGGGCTCAGGCTGTTCCAGGCCATCAGTGATGCTATTTTACTGCCTGTGCTCCTGAGCCTTTGGGATCGGGGATGGGGCAGAAAGAAACTCTGAGCACAGTGGTAGGTGTTGGTGATGGTGCTGCTGCTTAGGAATTCAGGGGGGCTTGTCTCACTTGTCTCCTTTTATACAACCCTTGGGCGAGGTAGTTAGGGACAGGCTGCTTTACAGGCaggcaagaaaactgaggcagaggaacATAGGGCACTGGCAACATGACAGGGTATATAAGAGACTCTTGGCCAAAAGCTGggtcttctgcctccctctccactgTTCAGTGCTTAAGGAGCAGTATCTGTGACGAGTGAGGGCAGGACTCAGATGCACTGAACTGTGCAAAGAGAATGAACAAGGGTCTAGACCTTGATGGTCTGTCTCTTGGAGGGGTTTGCTTGAGGCTGATTTCACTTTGCCTGTGACTACAGGGGCCAGGGCCTGGAAGGGGGCTGGCTAGTTCCCGTGTAGGATGTCTGTAACATTGGAAGAGTTGAGAAAGTggagcccaccccaccccccaggtttGGGTCTATGTTTTGTGAGAAACTGAGGTTCGTTTTCTATCAGGGGAAGTTGAGGGTGCATGGGGTGGTGGGGCTTTGTGCTCCAGCAAGGTCTTGAGACCTTCCCTCCCCCTGGGCCCTGGAATGCTGGGACGGTCTTCCCTGCTGGGTAACTTCCACTTCTACGGCCACCTATCCATCCCTCACCCCATCCTGACCCCATCAGAGTTGTCCCGGGGCTCTGGCCATAGAACCATAGTGCCATGCTGCTGGGTTCTGGGCCCTCTGGAGTGACCTCACCCTGTTGGCCAAGCCTCTTGTGC
This genomic window contains:
- the TMPPE gene encoding LOW QUALITY PROTEIN: transmembrane protein with metallophosphoesterase domain (The sequence of the model RefSeq protein was modified relative to this genomic sequence to represent the inferred CDS: deleted 1 base in 1 codon) translates to MAIFRQLSLGAKAALAAGTVFVSMIVSRSYLAGSLELGAWRWLFRLQLALFANSLMLIGSLYIWRSAVSNLSHSPAAESACFQLWKMAVMAFLALAHSSFFTMLFLVAEEPYLFSLAAYSCLGAYVIMVFFLCTLSGMEQAYQLLAWRSGRVVGSLDKTRRLAVRPALAVAVTTVLSVAGLLNAARPPAVKTVRVPIHQLPASMDGLKITLLSDIHLGPTVGRTKMEMFVRMVNRLEPDVTVIVGDLCDSEASVLRTAVAPLGQLHSRLGTYFVTGNHEYYTSDVSNWFALLESLNVRPLHNENVKISATGAQPGGGEGDDWICLAGVDDIEADILHYYGHGMDLVKALGGCSPHHTTILLAHQPLAAKRALQARPDINLILSGHTHAGQIFPLNVAAYLLNPFFAGLYQVAQTTFVYVSPGTAYYGIPMRLGSRAEITELILQRAP